The proteins below are encoded in one region of Equus przewalskii isolate Varuska chromosome 1, EquPr2, whole genome shotgun sequence:
- the PCK2 gene encoding phosphoenolpyruvate carboxykinase [GTP], mitochondrial, producing the protein MAAVYRPGLRLGWRGLSPWGWSSWRSLQTLRVFSGDLGQLPAGVRDFVEHSARLCQPEGIHICDGTEAENTAILTLLEEQGLIRKLPKYNNCWLARTDPKDVARVESKTVIVTPSQRDTVPLVAGGARGQLGNWMSPAEFQRAMDERFPGCMQGRTMYVLPFSMGPVGSPLSRIGVQLTDSAYVVASMRIMTRLGTPVLQALGDGDFVKGLHSVGQPLTGQGEPVSQWPCNPEKTLIGHVPDQREIVSFGSGYGGNSLLGKKCFALRIASRLARDEGWLAEHMLILGITNPAGKKRYVAAAFPSACGKTNMAMMRPALPDWKVECVGDDIAWMRFDSDGQLRAINPENGFFGVAPGTSATTNPNAMATIQSNTLFTNVAETSDGGVYWEGIDQPLSPGVTVTSWLGKPWKPGDKEPCAHPNSRFCAPARQCPIIDPAWEAPEGVPIDAIIFGGRRPKGVPLVYEAFNWRHGVFVGSAMRSESTAAAEHKGKIIMHDPFAMRPFFGYNFGRYLEHWLSMEGRKGVRLPRIFHVNWFRRDEAGHFLWPGFGENARVLDWICRRLEGEDSAQETPIGLVPKEGALDLSGLGAIDTTQLFSLPKDFWEQEVRDIRSYLTEQVNQDLPKEVLAELEALEGRVRRM; encoded by the exons ATGGCCGCTGTGTACCGCCCCGGCCTGCG GCTTGGCTGGCGTGGGCTGAGCCCCTGGGGCTGGTCATCATGGCGCAGCCTTCAGACCCTGCGAGTATTCAGTGGAGATCTGGGCCAGCTTCCTGCTGGGGTTCGAGACTTTGTGGAGCACAGTGCCCGCCTGTGCCAACCAGAGGGCATCCACATCTGTGATGGGACCGAGGCTGAGAACACGGCCATACTGACTCTGCTGGAGGAGCAGGGACTCATCCGAAAGCTCCCCAAGTACAATAACTG CTGGCTGGCCCGCACAGACCCCAAGGATGTGGCACGAGTAGAGAGCAAGACGGTGATTGTAACGCCTTCTCAACGGGACACGGTGCCCCTCGTGGCTGGTGGGGCCCGCGGGCAGCTGGGCAACTGGATGTCCCCAGCTGAGTTCCAGCGGGCCATGGATGAGAGGTTTCCGGGCTGCATGCAGG GCCGAACCATGTATGTGCTTCCATTCAGCATGGGTCCTGTGGGCTCCCCACTGTCCCGAATCGGAGTGCAGCTCACTGACTCGGCCTACGTGGTGGCAAGCATGCGTATCATGACCCGGCTGGGGACTCCTGTGCTTCAGGCCCTGGGAGATGGTGACTTTGTCAAGGGTCTGCACTCcgtgggccagcccctgacaggGCAAG GGGAGCCCGTGAGCCAGTGGCCATGCAACCCAGAGAAAACCCTGATTGGCCACGTGCCCGACCAGCGGGAGATCGTCTCCTTCGGCAGTGGCTATGGTGGCAACTCCCTGCTGGGCAAGAAGTGTTTTGCCCTTCGCATCGCATCTCGGCTGGCCCGGGATGAGGGCTGGCTGGCGGAGCACATGCTG ATCCTGGGTATCACCAACCCTGCGGGGAAGAAACGCTATGTGGCAGCTGCCTTTCCCAGTGCCTGTGGCAAGACGAACATGGCCATGATGCGGCCAGCTCTGCCAGACTGGAAAGTGGAATGTGTGGGGGATGACATCGCCTGGATGAGGTTTGACAGCGATG GGCAACTCCGGGCCATCAACCCTGAGAATGGCTTCTTCGGGGTGGCCCCTGGCACCTCTGCCACCACCAATCCCAATGCCATGGCCACAATCCAGAGTAACACTCTTTTCACCAACGTGGCTGAGACCAGCGACGGTGGCGTGTACTGGGAGGGCATTGACCAGCCTCTTTCACCTGGCGTCACCGTGACCTCCTGGTTGGGCAAACCCTGGAAACCTG GTGACAAGGAGCCCTGTGCACATCCCAACTCTCGCTTTTGTGCCCCGGCTCGCCAGTGCCCCATTATAGACCCAGCCTGGGAAGCGCCTGAGGGTGTCCCCATTGATGCCATCATCTTTGGAGGCCGCAGACCCAAAG GAGTACCCCTGGTATATGAGGCCTTCAACTGGCGCCACGGGGTGTTTGTGGGCAGTGCCATGCGCTCTGAGTCCACTGCTGCGGCTGAACACAAGG GAAAGATCATCATGCACGACCCCTTTGCCATGCGGCCCTTTTTCGGTTACAACTTTGGGCGCTACCTAGAACACTGGCTGAGCATGGAGGGGCGCAAGGGGGTCCGGCTGCCTCGCATCTTCCATGTCAACTGGTTCCGGCGTGATGAGGCAGGCCACTTCCTGTGGCCAGGCTTTGGAGAGAATGCTCGGGTGCTGGACTGGATCTGCCGGCGGCTAGAAGGGGAGGACAGTGCCCAAGAGACACCCATTGGGCTGGTGCCAAAGGAAGGCGCCTTGGATCTCAGTGGCCTGGGAGCCATAGACACCACCCAGCTATTCTCGCTCCCAAAGGACTTCTGGGAACAGGAGGTTCGTGACATTCGGAGCTACCTGACCGAGCAGGTCAACCAGGATCTGCCCAAGGAAGTGTTGGCTGAGCTGGAGGCGCTGGAGGGACGTGTGCGCAGAATGTGA